GCCTCCCCCACCTCGACACTGGTCCGATTGGGATCATCCGATCCGGCGATGGTGGCGGCCCCGGACGAAAGCCCACCGAAGATCACCCGGGCGAGCACGTCCACCGACACCGAGTCCTCGATACGGCCGGTGTGCACCAACCGCTGGACGCTTCCGCGCACCAGGCCGAACGTGTAGCGCTCACCGAGGTCGTACCAACGCTGGTATCCCAGCACCACCGGTCCCTCCTGGGCGACGATGCGCTGGAAGGCAGGCTCCAGACAGACCCGCAGGAACGCCTCCAGACCGGCACGCAGCTCCTCCCAGGGATCGCGTTCACCGGGCATCACGTCGGCCAACCGGGCGACGACACCGATCTCTACCTCCTCGAAGGCGGCCTCGAACAGCGCACGCTTGCCCCCGAAGTGGTGGTAGAGGGCTCCCTTCGTCACGCGGGCACGCCCGGTGATCTCGTCCAACGAGGCCTGGGCGTATCCGCGTTCGGTGAACAGCGCCACGGCGGACTCCACCAGCGCGGCACGGGTGGATTCCGAGTACTCGACCCGGCGTGGTTGCTCTGTCGCCCTACTCAC
This portion of the Actinopolyspora lacussalsi genome encodes:
- a CDS encoding AcrR family transcriptional regulator (product_source=COG1309; cath_funfam=1.10.10.60; cog=COG1309; pfam=PF00440; superfamily=46689,48498); translation: MSRATEQPRRVEYSESTRAALVESAVALFTERGYAQASLDEITGRARVTKGALYHHFGGKRALFEAAFEEVEIGVVARLADVMPGERDPWEELRAGLEAFLRVCLEPAFQRIVAQEGPVVLGYQRWYDLGERYTFGLVRGSVQRLVHTGRIEDSVSVDVLARVIFGGLSSGAATIAGSDDPNRTSVEVGEALERLLRGLRDG